The Vicia villosa cultivar HV-30 ecotype Madison, WI linkage group LG1, Vvil1.0, whole genome shotgun sequence genome includes a region encoding these proteins:
- the LOC131656831 gene encoding uncharacterized protein LOC131656831 codes for MARPVERIAEINYGKELWKIAVRIHHKWNVVSNNKEHFEMIFIDKLGDDIHAGVPTPHVSVFNEKSLLGHTYTVSNFKVVPYVLAFKASVHKYMVKFTAGTSVIDEDKHEILPKPTVFTSFSDIITGKFVKDVLLDVIGMVDSIGYAQTESGAKKQQISMVLRDHINNMLNCTLWESYADQFIRFNKDRVDASVPTIVLLQYAKVKEEGKYPLFVTNTYNVTLLCVDADFPIMKDSIER; via the exons ATGGCTAGGCCTGTCGAAAGAATAGCAGAGATCAACTATGGAAAAGAGCTTTGGAAGATTGCTGTTAGGATTCACCACAAATGGAATGTTGTGTCTAACAACAAGGAACATTTTGAAATGATCTTTATTGACAAATTG GGTGATGATATTCATGCTGGTGTTCCAACACCGCATGTGTCGGTGTTCAACGAAAAAAGCCTATTAGGGCATACCTATACTGTATCAAATTTTAAGGTAGTGCCTTATGTTTTGGCCTTCAAGGCATCAGTACACAAATATATGGTAAAGTTTACTGCTGGAACATCTGTCATTGATGAAGACAAACATGAGATACTCCCGAAACCGACTGTGTTTACAAGTTTTTCAGACATCATAACAGGGAAGTTTGTCAAAGATGTCTTGCTTG aTGTCATTGGAATGGTCGATAGTATTGGTTATGCACAGACTGAGTCTGGTGCAAAGAAACAACAAATTAGCATGGTGTTGCGTGACCACAT CAACAACATGTTGAACTGTACTTTATGGGAATCATATGCGGACCAGTTCATCAGGTTTAACAAAGATAGGGTTGATGCATCAGTTCCTACAATTGTGTTGCTTCAGTATGCCAAAGTGAAAGAAGAAG GAAAGTATCCTCTGTTCGTGACAAACACCTACAATGTGACCCTTTTATGTGTTGATGCTGATTTCCCTATCATGAAAGACTCTATAGAAAGGTAA